A genomic segment from Pseudomonadota bacterium encodes:
- a CDS encoding NUDIX hydrolase: MENISKEQNQKPAVPRDAASIIVVRGKDKNPDVLVGRRPSTARFMPNVWVFPGGALETSDFEITTPFSLRSGVSSLLTRTSKPEVAHALAWTALREMYEETGLFIGRKSSLNTPPISEAQSAYNESGLAPDLSALDYLMRACTPEYQPIRFNTRFFIADGSAASGQIRQTPELEEISWVPLDNLIQMKVASITEIVIKQTQLYLQEKPAPDSKRKIMFFSADMDHNRIWREE; encoded by the coding sequence ATGGAAAACATTTCAAAAGAGCAAAACCAAAAGCCAGCAGTACCACGTGACGCGGCCAGCATTATAGTCGTGCGCGGTAAAGATAAGAATCCCGATGTCCTTGTAGGAAGAAGACCAAGCACGGCACGTTTTATGCCTAATGTCTGGGTGTTTCCAGGCGGAGCACTTGAAACAAGTGATTTTGAAATCACAACACCTTTCAGCCTCCGTTCTGGCGTTTCATCGCTTTTAACACGAACAAGCAAACCGGAAGTAGCTCACGCGTTGGCTTGGACCGCGCTACGGGAAATGTATGAGGAAACCGGACTATTTATTGGGCGGAAAAGCTCCTTAAACACCCCACCAATAAGTGAAGCCCAATCAGCTTACAATGAATCGGGGCTGGCTCCAGACTTATCTGCTCTGGACTATTTGATGCGTGCATGCACACCAGAATACCAGCCCATTCGTTTCAATACTCGTTTTTTTATCGCTGACGGTTCAGCTGCAAGCGGTCAAATACGTCAAACACCTGAATTAGAGGAAATTTCTTGGGTGCCACTCGATAATCTAATTCAAATGAAGGTTGCAAGTATCACAGAAATAGTGATTAAGCAGACACAACTGTATTTGCAAGAGAAACCAGCCCCGGATTCTAAGCGTAAAATTATGTTTTTCAGTGCAGACATGGACCATAATAGGATTTGGCGTGAGGAGTAA
- a CDS encoding DUF1849 family protein — protein MANQLSDIAKKILPHEAAYELDLEDVVSGSQLVHASGFMSYNWKRRCDGWTSEQRLFLELTYPENKTIKFKAISVTWESEDGLRFRFNISRGANGEETEKYVGEAILDGSGGPGRVYYENPKGKEVLLDRGTMFPSHHTLLLLKRASNVTRFSRQLVFDGGDPAGSAAVAAIFFPKQKAMKLKKLVKGYDPKSVYPVKLSFFPSAGANLKADILPDAEVKVFYQANGIAPVLYFNFSELKFRGEMIAFAALERPVC, from the coding sequence GTGGCGAACCAATTAAGTGATATTGCAAAAAAAATATTGCCTCACGAAGCTGCATATGAGTTGGATCTCGAAGACGTAGTTTCTGGCAGTCAACTTGTGCATGCGAGCGGCTTTATGAGTTATAATTGGAAGCGCCGTTGTGATGGTTGGACTAGCGAGCAAAGACTATTCCTAGAGCTTACCTATCCGGAAAATAAAACCATAAAATTCAAGGCTATATCGGTCACATGGGAATCTGAAGATGGATTACGTTTCCGATTTAACATAAGTCGTGGAGCAAATGGTGAAGAAACCGAAAAATATGTGGGTGAGGCTATTTTGGATGGGTCTGGAGGCCCGGGCCGCGTTTATTATGAAAATCCTAAAGGTAAAGAAGTCTTGTTGGATCGTGGGACTATGTTTCCATCACATCATACTCTATTGCTGTTAAAAAGAGCGTCAAATGTTACTCGGTTCAGCCGGCAGCTTGTTTTTGATGGAGGTGATCCAGCGGGTTCTGCTGCGGTTGCGGCGATCTTTTTTCCAAAGCAAAAGGCCATGAAGCTAAAGAAACTCGTCAAGGGTTATGATCCCAAGTCGGTATACCCAGTGAAACTCTCTTTTTTTCCTTCAGCGGGCGCTAACTTGAAGGCGGATATTTTGCCGGATGCTGAGGTAAAAGTTTTCTACCAAGCCAACGGCATTGCACCAGTTTTATATTTTAATTTTAGCGAGTTAAAATTTCGCGGCGAGATGATCGCCTTTGCAGCCTTGGAAAGGCCTGTGTGCTAA
- a CDS encoding M23 family metallopeptidase has product MFMRFLPFVFLLFFCGETFARQSPKPFEMPIDCKFGNNCDLVLFVDHDKSAKWKDFQCGNLSYNNHQGTDIRLRSIKLMQRGVDVLAAANGRVIKVRRGLPDVSFKAIGHDIIVRRGLGNVVILDHGKGWRTIYAHLKNASIRVATGQEVKAGNVLGQVGMSGLSEFPHLHFAVQRRGKVVDPFAPKISDNNKSCGIEQKTLWSAKARAQLRYKEAFILQAGFSDSTKFNRVALTYGLDIKERMGRKSPNFVFAIEFGGGRPGDEYEISLVSPRAQRIAFSKKKITRITNIKFDFVGRKGYGRIWPKGTYKGIFELFRTERGLRRKILRTERTIEVL; this is encoded by the coding sequence ATGTTTATGAGATTTTTGCCTTTTGTTTTTCTTCTTTTTTTTTGTGGAGAAACTTTCGCGCGTCAAAGTCCAAAACCATTTGAGATGCCAATAGATTGTAAATTCGGAAATAATTGTGACCTTGTCTTATTCGTTGATCATGACAAATCAGCCAAGTGGAAGGACTTTCAATGCGGCAATTTAAGCTACAATAACCATCAAGGCACTGATATTCGACTTCGCAGCATTAAGTTAATGCAACGCGGCGTAGATGTTTTAGCTGCAGCTAATGGCCGAGTGATTAAAGTACGCCGCGGGCTTCCAGATGTTTCTTTTAAGGCCATTGGCCATGATATCATCGTACGACGTGGTCTTGGCAATGTTGTTATCCTTGATCATGGAAAAGGATGGCGAACAATTTATGCACATCTCAAAAATGCCAGCATTCGTGTAGCAACAGGTCAGGAAGTCAAGGCTGGTAACGTCCTCGGTCAAGTAGGAATGTCTGGTCTTTCCGAATTTCCCCACTTACATTTCGCTGTCCAACGTCGAGGGAAGGTTGTAGATCCTTTCGCCCCCAAAATATCAGATAATAATAAAAGTTGTGGCATCGAGCAAAAAACTCTGTGGAGCGCGAAAGCTAGGGCTCAATTACGCTACAAGGAGGCATTCATCCTTCAAGCAGGCTTTAGCGATAGTACCAAATTCAATCGTGTTGCATTGACTTATGGATTAGACATTAAAGAAAGGATGGGGCGAAAATCTCCAAACTTTGTGTTTGCTATTGAGTTTGGTGGTGGAAGGCCCGGGGATGAATATGAAATTAGTTTGGTCTCCCCAAGAGCGCAAAGAATAGCATTTTCGAAGAAAAAAATCACACGAATTACCAATATTAAATTCGACTTTGTAGGGCGTAAGGGCTATGGACGAATATGGCCGAAAGGCACTTATAAGGGAATATTTGAGCTTTTCCGTACCGAACGAGGACTACGTCGAAAAATTCTTCGAACCGAGCGCACAATTGAAGTTCTGTAA
- the rpmG gene encoding 50S ribosomal protein L33, with translation MAKSATILIKLESTADTGYYYVTKKNPRNQTEKLEFRKYDPVARKHVLFKEGRIK, from the coding sequence ATGGCGAAATCGGCAACTATTCTTATAAAACTCGAAAGCACTGCGGATACTGGTTACTATTACGTTACAAAAAAAAATCCCCGCAACCAAACCGAAAAACTCGAATTTCGCAAATACGATCCTGTAGCTCGCAAGCATGTCCTTTTCAAAGAGGGACGTATCAAGTGA
- a CDS encoding DNA polymerase IV, protein MSIGVQINNNQTSLCRECFYQFDHTTDKKCDRCPACTSPRVTTHPELKTLTIAHLDCDAFYAAVEKRDNPDLAKRPLIIGGGKRGVVATACYLARVYGVRSAMPMFKARAACPHAVIIKPNMEKYKAVAAEIRQLMSYLTPLVQPISIDEAFLDLSGTERVHRMSPSESIARLAKRIENETGVTASVGLSYNKFLAKIASDLDKPRGFAIIGKANALDFLAPKPVTLLWGVGRSLAARLRRDGISQIGQLQKLSEQKLVSRYGSIGTRLFQFSRGEDDRLVIPDQETKSISAETTFTNNTNAFEDLEERVNHLCEKVLIKLIEKGFAAGSVTLKLKRADFSLLTRTRRLQSPTRLLGSLQKTAVDILKREADGTYFRLVGVGAANLTKETKMDPPDLFNNYNTDAARIDTAMDAVRSKFGSTKIRKGTD, encoded by the coding sequence ATGAGTATAGGGGTGCAAATTAATAACAACCAAACCTCGCTTTGTCGCGAATGTTTTTATCAATTTGATCACACTACCGATAAGAAATGCGACCGATGCCCGGCTTGCACGTCACCGCGAGTTACAACGCATCCTGAACTTAAGACCCTCACTATTGCCCATTTAGATTGTGATGCATTTTATGCTGCAGTTGAAAAACGAGATAATCCTGATCTCGCTAAACGCCCTTTGATAATAGGTGGAGGCAAACGGGGTGTCGTAGCGACTGCTTGCTATCTGGCGCGAGTATATGGAGTGAGATCCGCCATGCCTATGTTTAAAGCACGGGCCGCTTGTCCCCATGCGGTCATAATAAAACCTAATATGGAAAAATATAAGGCTGTAGCTGCAGAAATTAGACAGTTAATGAGCTATCTTACTCCGTTGGTGCAGCCAATCTCTATCGATGAAGCCTTCCTTGACCTAAGCGGCACCGAAAGAGTTCACCGTATGTCACCTTCCGAGTCTATAGCGCGATTAGCGAAACGTATAGAAAATGAAACTGGAGTCACTGCTAGCGTGGGCCTGAGTTACAATAAATTTCTCGCTAAAATTGCTTCCGACTTAGATAAACCTCGTGGCTTCGCGATAATTGGAAAAGCAAATGCTTTGGATTTTCTCGCACCTAAGCCAGTTACTTTACTTTGGGGTGTTGGCCGATCCCTAGCTGCCAGACTACGTCGCGATGGAATTTCACAAATAGGACAACTGCAAAAATTATCAGAACAAAAGTTAGTTTCGAGATACGGATCAATAGGCACGCGTTTGTTCCAATTTTCGCGAGGGGAGGATGACCGCCTTGTGATCCCTGACCAAGAAACAAAAAGTATCTCTGCTGAAACAACATTTACAAATAACACTAATGCTTTTGAAGATTTGGAAGAAAGGGTTAACCACCTTTGTGAAAAGGTCTTAATAAAATTAATTGAAAAAGGTTTTGCTGCTGGATCAGTAACCTTAAAACTTAAGCGTGCCGATTTCTCACTTCTAACCCGCACACGGCGCTTGCAGAGCCCCACGCGGCTCCTAGGGTCATTGCAAAAAACTGCGGTAGATATTCTCAAGAGGGAGGCTGACGGCACGTATTTTCGGCTTGTCGGGGTCGGTGCCGCAAATCTAACCAAGGAAACCAAAATGGATCCACCAGATCTTTTCAACAACTATAATACTGACGCTGCTCGGATTGACACCGCAATGGATGCTGTTAGGTCTAAATTTGGGAGCACAAAGATAAGAAAGGGAACCGATTAG
- the aspS gene encoding aspartate--tRNA ligase produces the protein MHLYRTHNCDQLRTANAGQKVRLSGWVHRTRDHGNLLFIDLRDHYGITQCVIDSSSNIFAEVEALSIESVITVTGSVKKRSNETVNTLIPSGEVEVWIEQFTLQASAELLPMPVNQDAGYPEDIRLKYRFLDLRREELHRNIILRSAVIASIRRRMIESGFSEYQTPILTSSSPEGARDFLVPSRLHPGQFYALPQAPQQFKQLLMVAGFDRYFQIAPCFRDEDARADRSPGEFYQLDFEMSFVTQEDVFEAIEPVIAGVFEEFADGRLVTKTPFPRIPYDEALLKYGSDKPDLRNPLVIVDVTDTFRGSNFSIFANAIEKGAVVRAVPGPGAGDRPRSFFDKLNEWAQSEGAAGLGYIIFIEGGGKGPIARNLEEDQLFELKEALGLVDGDAVFFICDNPNDAARFAGLVRNRIGISLELIQEGRFDFCWIVDYPMYEFDEVKRKIEFSHNPFSMPQGGMEALETKDPLEIKAFQYDIVCNGVELSSGAIRNHLPEIMYKAFEIAGYGADVVEERFGGMLNALKFGAPPHGGSAPGIDRIVMLLADEPNIREVVAFPMNQQAQDLMMGAPNSVDQSHLEELHLRVKMPLKVND, from the coding sequence ATGCATCTTTACCGTACACATAATTGTGATCAGTTGCGCACCGCAAATGCCGGCCAAAAAGTACGCTTGTCGGGCTGGGTTCACCGGACGCGGGATCACGGGAATTTGCTTTTTATAGACTTGCGCGATCATTATGGAATTACCCAATGTGTAATTGATTCCTCTAGTAACATTTTTGCTGAAGTTGAAGCCTTATCTATTGAATCGGTAATAACTGTCACTGGGTCGGTCAAAAAACGCTCAAATGAGACGGTAAATACCTTGATACCTAGTGGTGAGGTTGAAGTTTGGATAGAACAGTTCACGCTCCAAGCTTCTGCCGAATTGTTACCAATGCCAGTTAATCAGGATGCGGGCTACCCCGAAGATATACGCCTTAAATATCGGTTCTTAGATCTTAGGCGTGAAGAATTACACCGTAATATAATCTTACGTTCGGCTGTGATTGCGTCAATACGTAGGCGCATGATAGAGAGTGGATTCAGTGAGTACCAAACTCCGATACTTACTTCCAGCTCTCCGGAGGGTGCACGAGACTTTCTTGTTCCTAGCCGTCTTCACCCTGGGCAGTTTTATGCCTTACCTCAGGCACCGCAACAATTTAAACAGTTACTAATGGTTGCAGGTTTCGATCGGTATTTTCAAATTGCTCCGTGCTTTCGAGATGAGGATGCGCGCGCGGATAGATCTCCCGGCGAATTTTATCAGCTAGATTTTGAGATGTCCTTTGTGACCCAAGAGGATGTTTTTGAGGCGATTGAACCTGTCATAGCGGGCGTCTTTGAAGAGTTTGCAGATGGTCGTCTTGTCACAAAAACACCGTTTCCTCGCATTCCCTATGATGAAGCGCTTCTGAAATATGGTAGCGATAAACCAGACTTGCGTAACCCTTTGGTCATCGTCGATGTAACTGACACTTTTCGAGGATCAAATTTTAGTATCTTTGCAAATGCTATCGAGAAGGGCGCGGTAGTTAGGGCGGTGCCGGGACCTGGTGCAGGCGACAGGCCGCGAAGTTTTTTTGACAAATTAAACGAATGGGCGCAATCAGAAGGTGCGGCGGGGCTTGGGTACATCATTTTCATTGAAGGTGGTGGAAAAGGGCCTATTGCTCGTAATTTGGAGGAGGATCAACTTTTTGAACTCAAAGAAGCTCTTGGATTGGTCGATGGCGATGCCGTATTCTTTATATGTGACAATCCGAATGACGCCGCACGTTTCGCGGGGCTTGTAAGGAACCGTATCGGAATATCTCTTGAACTAATTCAGGAGGGAAGGTTTGATTTTTGTTGGATCGTTGATTATCCAATGTATGAGTTTGATGAGGTAAAAAGGAAAATCGAATTTAGTCATAATCCTTTTTCAATGCCGCAGGGTGGTATGGAAGCATTGGAGACGAAAGATCCACTTGAGATCAAAGCTTTTCAATACGATATCGTGTGTAATGGGGTTGAGCTTTCCTCAGGTGCAATAAGAAACCACTTGCCAGAAATAATGTACAAGGCTTTCGAAATTGCTGGTTACGGGGCTGACGTTGTTGAAGAACGTTTTGGTGGTATGTTGAATGCCTTAAAATTTGGGGCGCCTCCCCACGGTGGCTCTGCTCCTGGAATAGACCGCATAGTCATGCTTCTTGCTGATGAACCAAATATACGCGAAGTAGTTGCTTTTCCTATGAACCAACAGGCACAAGATCTGATGATGGGTGCACCCAATTCTGTGGATCAGTCGCATCTAGAGGAATTACATTTGCGAGTAAAGATGCCCCTGAAAGTTAATGATTAG
- the rnd gene encoding ribonuclease D, whose product MPIIPITTTDALAIFCKRQKNAEFLTVDTEFMREKTYYPILCLIQIGGPAEAAIIDPMATGINLEPIHDLMCDKSILKVFHAARQDMEIFYYEMGELPSPIFDTQLAAMVSGFGDQIGYEPLVAKITGVRMNKQSRISDWSRRPLTPQQLTYALGDVTHLRPVYENLNSSLIESGRSHWLDEEMAVLTAKKTYSANPIDAWQRIKSRNNEPRFLAVLQAVAAWREREAQRRDKPRNRIARDDTLLDLAGRAPGNFEDLSRTRGLSPNFVRGKSGEILLSAIAEGQSVPECRAPRKKIKPPLPQGVGPVAELLKVILKRCSEETGVASKLIATVSELEQIAADDNADVRTLKGWRKKIFGNQALALKRGEISVTIEKNLIKVIPKCKV is encoded by the coding sequence ATGCCAATTATACCAATTACTACTACTGACGCGCTTGCAATCTTTTGCAAACGCCAAAAGAACGCAGAATTTCTGACAGTTGACACAGAATTTATGCGCGAAAAGACTTATTATCCTATCTTATGCCTTATCCAGATTGGCGGGCCTGCCGAGGCAGCAATTATAGATCCCATGGCCACTGGTATAAACCTCGAACCAATACACGATCTTATGTGCGATAAGTCAATTCTAAAGGTTTTTCACGCCGCAAGACAAGACATGGAAATTTTCTATTATGAAATGGGAGAGTTACCCTCTCCAATATTTGACACACAACTAGCAGCGATGGTGTCAGGGTTTGGAGACCAGATTGGCTACGAACCCTTGGTGGCCAAGATTACTGGCGTACGGATGAATAAACAGTCGCGGATCAGTGATTGGTCGCGCCGCCCTCTCACTCCCCAACAACTAACTTATGCCCTCGGGGATGTTACGCACCTTCGGCCCGTCTATGAGAATTTGAATAGTAGCCTCATAGAGAGTGGACGCAGTCATTGGCTTGACGAGGAGATGGCAGTACTGACAGCAAAAAAGACCTACTCAGCAAATCCAATTGATGCATGGCAACGCATCAAAAGCAGAAATAATGAGCCACGGTTTCTAGCAGTTTTGCAAGCCGTTGCGGCTTGGAGGGAACGCGAAGCACAAAGGCGTGACAAACCCCGCAATCGAATCGCTCGCGATGATACACTTCTTGATCTTGCCGGCCGGGCCCCAGGCAATTTCGAAGATCTGAGCCGCACCAGAGGTCTTTCTCCTAATTTTGTAAGAGGCAAAAGTGGCGAAATCCTCCTGTCAGCAATAGCTGAAGGTCAATCAGTTCCTGAATGTCGGGCTCCCAGAAAGAAAATTAAACCACCACTTCCGCAAGGCGTTGGTCCAGTAGCCGAGTTATTGAAAGTAATTCTGAAGCGTTGCAGCGAAGAAACCGGTGTCGCAAGCAAGCTCATAGCCACGGTTTCAGAATTGGAACAAATAGCGGCAGATGACAATGCTGATGTACGTACTCTCAAAGGTTGGCGAAAAAAAATATTTGGAAATCAGGCGCTTGCACTCAAGCGGGGTGAAATTTCAGTAACCATTGAAAAAAACCTCATCAAAGTAATTCCAAAGTGCAAAGTCTAA
- a CDS encoding S41 family peptidase has protein sequence MKRRSILCLLTLITVLAGCVTQHRVEIDEVRENRLRMFTYTINKIDKVYLEKTQLLKLAIAGLDGLSQIDPDFYVSQKGNDLIISIGKAEAYRNRIPTTPAQWGYYLAEALEKASTLSHHIAKADDENIFKLFFTNILDKLDKYSRYASAKKAAANRVQRQGFGGIGVRLKRHPAGAKIVKLIDGLPAAHSSLRVKDVITMVSGINIAGASIQKIQNLIRGPLNVPVSLRVRRGTVSSPKRYLLDRARITAETVFVTQYENVSFLRVASFNRKTSGRIKELIEQILRHRGKKLRGIVLDLRNNSGGLFNESVKIANLFLETGRIVSTKGRHRKSIKTFKATAGDILKGLPMIVLINGATASSAEILASALQDNARAVVVGTSSFGKGTVQTILRLPNDGELILTWALLLAPSGYSLQKLGVFPSICTSGELAGPKLLKAFDPNNFFSFKKFLQMRRALNSQALDNGKLIRKVCPWKPKQKISPDEQVATMILESKTKYSQAINLARFTSINQFP, from the coding sequence ATGAAGCGGCGAAGTATACTTTGTTTACTGACACTCATAACCGTATTAGCAGGATGCGTTACGCAACATAGAGTGGAAATTGACGAAGTTCGCGAAAACCGTCTCCGCATGTTCACTTACACTATCAATAAAATCGATAAAGTGTATCTTGAGAAAACACAGTTATTAAAATTAGCAATCGCTGGCCTCGATGGACTAAGTCAAATTGACCCAGATTTTTATGTTTCTCAAAAAGGGAATGATTTAATCATTTCCATTGGAAAGGCTGAAGCCTACAGGAACAGGATACCCACAACGCCCGCACAATGGGGATATTATCTTGCCGAGGCACTCGAGAAAGCCTCAACCTTATCACATCATATTGCCAAGGCAGACGACGAAAATATTTTCAAATTATTTTTTACTAATATTCTTGATAAACTCGATAAATATTCGCGCTATGCCTCCGCAAAAAAAGCTGCTGCCAATAGGGTTCAACGACAAGGTTTCGGCGGTATTGGTGTAAGGCTCAAGCGTCACCCCGCGGGAGCTAAGATTGTCAAATTGATTGATGGACTTCCTGCAGCGCATTCAAGTCTCCGCGTCAAAGATGTTATAACAATGGTAAGCGGAATAAACATCGCCGGTGCGTCCATTCAAAAAATACAAAACTTAATACGAGGGCCACTTAATGTCCCTGTATCGCTTCGAGTTCGACGGGGAACAGTTTCTTCGCCAAAGCGCTATTTATTAGATCGCGCCCGAATCACAGCCGAAACGGTTTTTGTCACACAATATGAGAATGTCAGCTTCTTACGTGTCGCCAGTTTTAATAGGAAAACATCTGGGCGAATTAAAGAGTTGATAGAACAAATCTTGCGGCACAGAGGTAAGAAACTGCGTGGTATAGTTCTTGACTTACGCAACAATTCCGGTGGTCTTTTTAATGAATCAGTAAAAATAGCAAACCTATTTTTGGAAACCGGACGGATTGTATCTACCAAAGGAAGACACCGAAAAAGTATCAAGACTTTCAAAGCGACGGCTGGAGACATCCTGAAAGGGTTACCCATGATAGTTCTGATAAATGGCGCAACAGCATCCTCAGCAGAAATCCTCGCCTCAGCTCTACAGGATAATGCCCGGGCAGTAGTTGTAGGAACCTCAAGCTTTGGCAAAGGAACGGTTCAAACCATCTTGCGCCTACCAAATGATGGTGAGCTCATTCTCACTTGGGCCTTACTTCTCGCTCCGTCCGGTTATTCGCTTCAAAAACTTGGAGTGTTCCCGTCCATATGTACATCGGGAGAGTTGGCTGGGCCGAAACTTTTAAAAGCTTTTGACCCTAATAACTTTTTTTCTTTTAAAAAATTCCTTCAAATGCGGCGAGCGCTGAATTCGCAAGCCCTTGATAACGGGAAATTAATTAGAAAAGTATGTCCGTGGAAACCAAAACAAAAAATTAGCCCTGATGAACAAGTTGCAACCATGATACTAGAATCCAAAACTAAATATTCCCAAGCTATAAATCTGGCAAGATTTACATCAATAAATCAGTTTCCGTAA
- the rnr gene encoding ribonuclease R has translation MTDHKNSQLPTRDQILEFILNNGRTVGRREIARTFGLRGADRNWLRQELKNLKKEGLIGGDRRRMTRPDEIPYVIAIEVSHINSHGDAICIPLKQDRRLSPAIIYLSIRPNNPINPGVGDRFLARLKKMQDGSYEAAPIRVLPSTPVKIIGLIHATTNGATITSIARSDRQDLFVKKENLLGATDGDYVVAQRISHNQREGRVIERLGAESEPQIVSVLVLKSKNIPIDFDAETMALAKSKTVPEIGTRRDFRKTQFVTIDGNDARDFDDAVWAAPDTAKNNRDGWKLRIAVADVAYYVREGDALDKAARLRGNSIYCPDRVVPMLPEPLSNGLCSLKPNEDRACIVACITIDAKGTIIKKNFVRGLMRSVARLTYEQVQSVYDGIPDEETGSLTKKIIKPLYGAFDVLNRARQKRGALELELPERKIEFDKTGHVHAINEQQRLDSHRMIEEFMITANVAAAEVLEHNSEPVMYRIHDRPTADKIESLAEAAKNLGLKFKKTTTIDPRSFSLLVKNAHKKNISTIVNEIVLRTQSQAVYGPLRIGHFGLGLKTYCHFTSPIRRYSDILVHRSLITALKLGSDGHSSGFAQNYSAIGEEISKTERRAMAVEREVKSRLITGFIAERIGAEFKAQITGITRFGIFVRLNDNGAEGLIPIGTLPGDWYNVDKAGLKMTEEKTGIHFYLGETVDVKLVEALPITGSLKFAIVAKNGTAYSSGKRKSRHKRHRKSSH, from the coding sequence ATGACGGACCATAAAAACTCGCAGCTTCCCACTCGCGATCAAATACTCGAATTCATATTAAATAATGGTAGAACCGTAGGACGACGCGAAATAGCGCGCACCTTCGGCCTTCGAGGGGCTGACAGGAATTGGCTGCGGCAGGAGCTTAAAAACCTCAAGAAAGAGGGGCTGATTGGAGGCGATCGACGTCGTATGACAAGACCCGATGAAATTCCATATGTCATTGCAATTGAAGTGAGCCACATTAACAGTCACGGAGATGCAATCTGCATACCCTTAAAACAGGATAGGCGACTATCACCGGCCATCATTTACTTATCAATACGCCCAAATAATCCTATCAATCCCGGGGTCGGAGACCGCTTTTTAGCCAGATTAAAAAAAATGCAGGATGGTAGCTATGAAGCTGCACCCATAAGAGTTCTTCCGTCCACACCAGTAAAAATTATTGGTTTAATACATGCAACCACAAATGGCGCAACTATAACCTCGATAGCGCGGAGTGATCGCCAAGATCTCTTCGTAAAAAAAGAAAATTTGCTTGGCGCTACTGACGGCGATTATGTCGTTGCCCAACGCATTTCGCATAATCAACGCGAAGGACGCGTCATAGAGAGACTTGGTGCTGAGAGCGAACCTCAGATTGTCAGCGTTTTAGTGTTGAAGTCAAAAAATATCCCGATAGATTTTGATGCTGAGACAATGGCGCTCGCAAAATCAAAGACCGTTCCAGAGATTGGTACCCGTCGTGATTTTAGAAAAACACAATTTGTAACGATTGATGGAAATGATGCACGTGATTTTGACGATGCTGTTTGGGCAGCACCAGACACAGCAAAGAACAATCGGGACGGCTGGAAACTACGGATTGCGGTAGCAGATGTCGCCTATTACGTGCGGGAAGGGGATGCACTTGATAAGGCGGCTCGCCTTAGGGGCAATTCAATTTATTGCCCAGACCGAGTAGTTCCCATGTTACCCGAGCCTCTATCAAACGGTTTATGCTCCCTCAAACCGAACGAGGACCGTGCCTGCATCGTTGCTTGCATAACAATTGATGCCAAAGGCACAATTATTAAAAAGAATTTTGTGCGGGGCCTGATGCGTTCAGTTGCGAGATTGACCTATGAACAAGTTCAGTCAGTTTATGACGGCATTCCTGACGAAGAAACCGGTTCTCTGACAAAAAAGATTATAAAGCCGTTATATGGAGCATTTGATGTGCTTAATCGAGCACGCCAAAAGCGCGGGGCCCTCGAATTAGAACTACCAGAACGAAAAATAGAGTTTGATAAAACTGGACACGTTCATGCCATCAACGAGCAGCAACGCCTTGACAGCCACCGCATGATTGAAGAATTTATGATAACCGCTAATGTAGCAGCCGCCGAAGTTCTGGAACATAATTCTGAACCAGTAATGTATCGTATCCACGACCGCCCAACAGCTGATAAGATCGAATCGCTCGCCGAGGCTGCAAAAAACCTTGGTTTAAAATTCAAAAAAACTACCACGATCGATCCCCGCTCTTTTTCTTTACTGGTAAAAAACGCGCACAAGAAAAATATCTCAACAATTGTAAACGAAATCGTTCTACGAACCCAAAGTCAGGCTGTATATGGTCCGTTGCGGATCGGTCACTTTGGATTAGGCCTGAAAACTTATTGTCACTTCACTTCACCCATTCGGCGATACTCAGACATATTAGTTCATCGTTCATTGATTACAGCTCTCAAATTGGGTAGTGATGGCCACTCCTCTGGATTTGCGCAAAACTATTCCGCCATAGGTGAAGAGATTTCAAAAACCGAACGCAGGGCCATGGCTGTTGAGCGTGAAGTTAAGAGCCGGCTGATAACGGGTTTCATTGCAGAAAGAATAGGCGCAGAATTCAAAGCACAAATCACAGGGATTACTCGCTTTGGAATATTTGTCCGCTTAAATGATAACGGAGCAGAGGGGCTCATTCCAATTGGGACACTTCCGGGAGATTGGTACAATGTTGACAAAGCCGGTCTTAAAATGACAGAGGAAAAAACCGGCATCCACTTTTATCTCGGTGAAACTGTTGATGTAAAATTGGTAGAAGCATTGCCAATAACAGGAAGCCTAAAATTTGCTATTGTGGCGAAGAATGGAACGGCGTACAGCTCGGGGAAGCGAAAATCGCGGCACAAGAGACACCGTAAAAGTAGTCATTGA